The following DNA comes from Picosynechococcus sp. PCC 7003.
TCTAAAGGGGTGCTTTAGGATCTTTTTGAAATTTTGATTCCCAACATTGCCAAGCAAATTTCCACAGTTAAAGTGTATTGGGGCATTGCTCAGCTCCTCCCCCTCTTATGGAAAGGTTAAGGTACACTTTTCTGAAGAATTGGCTCATTTAATCAGTAATGCTCACGGAAAACCCACCTACCTCTAGTCCGAAAGCGGCCCGGCGTCTTTGGCTTGGCGCGATTAAACCCCCCATTTATACCGTGGCGGTTACCCCTGTGCTGGTGACAACGGCAGCGGCCTATGGGGAATTTGGGGTGTTTGACCCGGTGCAATTTGGGCTTTTCCTGGGTGCGGCCATTTGTTTGATCGCCTGGATGAACCTGAGTAATGATGTGTTCGACGCAGACACCGGCATTGATGTGAATAAGGCAACCTCGGTGGTCAATCTCACGGGCGATCGCCAACTGGTTTTTGCCATTGCCCTCGGTTTTTTGGGCCTAGGGGTAGCGGGCATTGCCCTAATTAGCTATCTCCAGCAGGATTGGACGGTGTTTAACTTGTTACTCTTGGCGACGGCGATCGCCTATACCTACCAGGGGCCACCCTTCCGTTTGGGCTATCTCGGCATTGGTGAGTTTGTTTGTTTTCTCGCCTACTGGATCACGGGGCTGGGAGTCTTCTATAGCCAAGCCCAAACCTTCACACTGAATGCGGTCTGGGCCTCAGCCTGGGTTGCTTTGACCACCAGCATTATTTTATTTTGCTCCCATTTTCACCAGGCCGCAGATGATCTAGCCGCCGGGAAAAAATCACCCATTGTTCGCCTCGGTACCTACCAAGGAGCGCAGGTACTGACCTATAGTCTGGGAGCCGTTTTAGTCTTGACTTGCCTGTTGGTGGCCGCCGGAACCTGGTCGCCCTGGATGCTCCTTACGTTTGCCAGTGCTCCCTTCGCCCTCAGTCTAATCAACCATGTGCGCCTGAACCATGACCAACCCGACAAGGTGAGTAACTGCAAATTTTTTGCGGTC
Coding sequences within:
- the menA gene encoding 2-carboxy-1,4-naphthoquinone phytyltransferase; translation: MLTENPPTSSPKAARRLWLGAIKPPIYTVAVTPVLVTTAAAYGEFGVFDPVQFGLFLGAAICLIAWMNLSNDVFDADTGIDVNKATSVVNLTGDRQLVFAIALGFLGLGVAGIALISYLQQDWTVFNLLLLATAIAYTYQGPPFRLGYLGIGEFVCFLAYWITGLGVFYSQAQTFTLNAVWASAWVALTTSIILFCSHFHQAADDLAAGKKSPIVRLGTYQGAQVLTYSLGAVLVLTCLLVAAGTWSPWMLLTFASAPFALSLINHVRLNHDQPDKVSNCKFFAVKFHFVSGLLLAIAYVLSYYNLEFLSVTGLGY